One Clostridia bacterium genomic region harbors:
- a CDS encoding dipeptidase — MKLIDLHCDTILRCIDSNGEIKLQKNDLCIDVQKLKKAGSLAQFFAMYVDLDKDFEPMDRCLDMIDNFYNEIEENSADIAFAGNIADMEKNRSEGRISAFLTVEEGGAIEGKLQNLRNLHRLGVRLITLTWNYPNCIGYPNFEWKHKDKGLTPFGEEVVAEMNRLGMIIDVAHLSDKGFYDVAKLSSKPFVASHSNARAVEGHSRNLADDMLRVLAEKGGVTGINLEPIFLGNEGTVEAMTNQISHMRNVAGIDVIAIGTDFDGTSPLTAIKDIGCMGKLFDELKKAGFTAGEIDKISYKNAERVIREVLI, encoded by the coding sequence ATGAAACTGATTGATTTGCACTGTGATACCATTTTAAGATGCATAGATTCAAATGGTGAGATTAAATTACAGAAGAACGATCTCTGCATAGATGTACAAAAGCTTAAGAAAGCGGGTTCCCTTGCACAGTTTTTTGCAATGTATGTAGACTTGGACAAGGATTTCGAGCCTATGGACAGGTGCCTGGACATGATAGACAATTTCTATAATGAAATAGAGGAAAACAGTGCTGATATCGCATTTGCAGGAAACATCGCAGATATGGAAAAGAACAGGTCGGAGGGAAGGATATCGGCTTTTCTAACTGTTGAAGAGGGCGGAGCAATAGAAGGAAAGCTTCAGAACCTCAGGAACCTTCATAGGCTAGGGGTAAGGCTTATTACACTTACATGGAATTATCCCAACTGCATAGGTTATCCGAACTTCGAATGGAAGCATAAGGATAAAGGGCTTACTCCCTTTGGAGAAGAGGTAGTGGCCGAGATGAACAGGCTGGGTATGATTATAGATGTAGCTCATCTTTCGGACAAGGGCTTTTACGATGTTGCAAAGCTGTCCAGTAAACCCTTTGTTGCCTCTCATTCAAACGCCAGAGCTGTAGAAGGCCACTCCAGGAATCTGGCAGACGACATGCTGAGAGTTCTGGCTGAAAAAGGCGGGGTAACAGGTATAAATTTGGAGCCTATTTTCCTTGGGAATGAGGGCACCGTGGAAGCTATGACAAATCAAATAAGTCATATGAGAAATGTGGCAGGCATAGACGTAATAGCTATAGGTACTGATTTTGATGGCACCAGCCCACTGACGGCAATAAAAGATATTGGCTGTATGGGCAAACTATTTGACGAACTGAAAAAAGCGGGCTTTACTGCAGGGGAAATAGACAAAATATCATATAAGAACGCTGAAAGAGTAATCAGAGAAGTATTAATATAA